TCATATATTGCAATTGGTGGTTATTGGGCTAAACAAATTACACTTGCCAATGCGCAGTCTCGAACCGAAAACAAAGAAATTAAGGCTTTACTGCAAGAACGTGAGACCCCTATTGGCTCTCTATTAAGAGCCAATAAAACTGCTAGTACTGGTGCTTTATCCGCCTCTATTGCACATGAGTTAAATCAACCATTGGGCGCTTCAAGCCTAAATATTCAATTTATGCAAAAAAAGCTTTTGGATGGTGGGCTTAGTCCAGCCCTTCAAAAGGAAATATTGGAAACTTTGCTTTCGGACAATGAACGAGCGGCGAATATCATTCGCTCCTTACGGGCGATATTCTTAGAGATAGAGCTTGCTTGCTCTAATGTTGACTTGGGTGAATTGCTAGATGTCGTCATAAACATCACAAGACCTGAGATCGCCGCGCAAAATATTCAAATGATTTTGCAAGTTGACTCAGAATTAACCATTCAGGCAAACACCAGCGAGATTCAATAAGCGCTACTTAATTTGGTGAATAATGCTATTCAGGCCTTAGCAGTTACCACCCATTCTCCCAAGTACCTCATGATTGTTGCAAGAAAATTACCTGCCTGTGTAGAGTTGTCGGTAGCAGATAATGCTGATGGGATATCAAAAGAAAATCAAACCCAATTGTTTGAGCTTCTGACGGGTACTAAACATACGGGAATGGGTTTAGGTCTATGGCTCTGTAAACACATTGTGACTCGTCATGGAGGCAGTATCCGATTCGAGGAAAATGAGGGTGGTGGCGCTAAATTTGTCGTTAATTTGCCTGCGCCATAAGTTAGGCCTATATTTGTCTATGTAAAAGTATTAGCTCTACAGCTAATTGCCACGATGGTAACGAGTCATATCATTAGATATATAAATCAATAGTACTTTTCATTTTTTAGGATGTCCACAATGAAACCCAATTTTAAAAAATTAGCCCTTTTCATTTCATTGACATCCGCTGGTCTGA
The nucleotide sequence above comes from Polynucleobacter necessarius. Encoded proteins:
- a CDS encoding histidine kinase dimerization/phospho-acceptor domain-containing protein; translation: MQYASSAELFFALGRLAILIVSTFTIRQVEQIPQILILFTIAQLVMNTLSYIAIGGYWAKQITLANAQSRTENKEIKALLQERETPIGSLLRANKTASTGALSASIAHELNQPLGASSLNIQFMQKKLLDGGLSPALQKEILETLLSDNERAANIIRSLRAIFLEIELACSNVDLGELLDVVINITRPEIAAQNIQMILQVDSELTIQANTSEIQ
- a CDS encoding ATP-binding protein gives rise to the protein MNNAIQALAVTTHSPKYLMIVARKLPACVELSVADNADGISKENQTQLFELLTGTKHTGMGLGLWLCKHIVTRHGGSIRFEENEGGGAKFVVNLPAP